In Aegilops tauschii subsp. strangulata cultivar AL8/78 unplaced genomic scaffold, Aet v6.0 Super-Scaffold_100192, whole genome shotgun sequence, a single genomic region encodes these proteins:
- the LOC141028193 gene encoding uncharacterized protein, whose product MCANSTTSSKEQRTRVFIASANAVLKQCGATAVEEFQIKFPFDNLLVDHLNNWVKFAVLSRAKNLAIELEPEDLRCCKHRHVFPFELFDKQSMSRLEAIRLSFVSLKAQPNFSGFPNLKALDISSVDVSSNDLQLVLSSCSNLERLSIVMCHPHDDIRVSLPRLQHLHVAHSCINKIHFISKNLRTFVYDGFMVPLDLSESLQLGHVEMNFPSLTLEHAITELPRAMPHAQNLNLSACMTLKVFYLPEVVTKFSHLKYLQLRLYFSGQDNLLSLASFLKAAPLLEELDIHVSYHHLIPYNAYLLYYLLPILHCLHVFSVTEEATVQRRSFPLNDFEKLPIRSLPPCRHGHLKRVLITGFHGARGEIELAAHVADNSTRLQALVIDPVMRDVDRNMPALTPEGRAMYWDLARKNAKKYLARRVAQGARFDVL is encoded by the exons ATGTGTGCCAACAGTACTACTTCCAGCAAAGAGCAGCGCACGCGGGTTTTCATTGCAAGTGCCAATGCTGTCTTGAAGCAGTGTGGTGCTACGGCTGTTGAAGAATTTCAGATCAAGTTCCCATTCGACAACCTGCTAGTTGATCATCTCAATAACTGGGTGAAATTTGCTGTCCTGTCACGGGCAAAGAATCTAGCAATTGAGTTGGAGCCGGAGGACTTAAGATGCTGCAAACATCGGCACGTGTTCCCGTTTGAGCTTTTCGACAAACAAAGCATGTCCCGCCTTGAGGCAATTCGTCTCAGCTTCGTATCACTTAAAGCACAACCCAACTTTAGTGGTTTTCCAAACCTCAAAGCGCTTGATATAAGCAGTGTGGATGTCTCTTCAAATGATCTTCAGCTCGTTCTGTCAAGTTGCTCCAATCTTGAGAGATTAAGCATCGTTATGTGCCATCCGCATGATGACATAAGGGTATCACTTCCGCGTCTGCAACACTTGCACGTGGCGCACAGTTGCATAAACAAAATACACTTCATCTCCAAGAACCTCCGAACTTTTGTATATGATGGATTTATGGTACCTCTCGATCTCAGTGAAAGTCTGCAACTAGGACATGTGGAAATGAACTTTCCTTCGTTGACGCTAGAGCATGCCATTACTGAACTTCCCCGAGCGATGCCCCATGCACAGAACCTGAATCTGAGTGCATGCATGACATTGAAG GTATTTTACTTGCCAGAGGTTGTGACCAAGTTTTCTCATCTGAAGTATCTACAGCTGAGGTTGTATTTTTCTGGTCAGGACAATCTCCTCTCCTTGGCTTCTTTTCTCAAGGCTGCCCCTCTACTAGAGGAGTTAGATATACATGTAAGTTATCATCATCTTATCCCTTACAATGCATACCTCCTATATTATCTGTTACCTATATTGCATTGTCTTCATGTGTTCTCTGTGACTGAAGAAGCCACTGTACAA CGCCGCTCCTTTCCGCTGAATGATTTTGAGAAGTTACCTATCAGGAGCCTTCCTCCGTGTCGCCACGGTCATCTAAAGAGGGTGCTCATCACAGGGTTCCATGGGGCCCGGGGTGAGATTGAACTTGCAGCTCATGTTGCAGATAACTCCACCAGGCTTCAGGCCTTGGTCATAGATCCAGTCATGAGAGATGTGGATAGGAATATGCCTGCTTTAACGCCCGAGGGAAGAGCTATGTACTGGGATCTTGCCCGTAAGAATGCTAAGAAGTACCTTGCCAGGAGAGTCGCACAGGGTGCACGGTTTGATGTTCTGTGA